A single genomic interval of Lacrimispora sphenoides JCM 1415 harbors:
- a CDS encoding sugar phosphate isomerase/epimerase family protein: protein MSRMVTLFTGQWADLEFDIMCQKAKQMGYDGLEIACWGNHLNPSKAATDESYVQSILNTLKKHDLKCEALGAHIIGQCVGDGPDVRLNNFAPKEYWNKPEEIRSWAVQEMKYCAIAAKRIGAKVVTGFTGSPIWKYLYSFPQTTDEMVEEGFDDIVRLWTPILDVFRENGIKFALEVHPSEIAFDYYSTKKILQKFADREEFGLNFDPSHLIWQGITPHIFLNDFIHRVYHVHMKDAAVTLDGKSGLLGSHIGFGDLRRGWNFRSLGHGDVNFEEIIRVLNRHNYQGPLSVEWEDSGMEREYGGAEAAAFVKKVDFAPSNVKFDDALKS, encoded by the coding sequence ATGAGCAGAATGGTAACATTATTTACTGGCCAATGGGCGGATTTAGAATTTGACATTATGTGTCAAAAGGCTAAGCAAATGGGATATGATGGCTTGGAAATAGCGTGCTGGGGCAATCATTTAAATCCATCAAAAGCTGCAACGGATGAAAGTTACGTTCAGTCCATCCTGAATACTCTGAAAAAGCATGATTTAAAATGTGAAGCCCTCGGAGCACATATCATCGGCCAATGTGTAGGAGATGGGCCGGATGTAAGACTGAATAATTTCGCTCCTAAAGAATATTGGAATAAACCAGAGGAAATACGTAGCTGGGCCGTTCAGGAGATGAAGTATTGTGCAATTGCAGCGAAGCGCATAGGTGCAAAGGTTGTTACAGGCTTTACAGGATCTCCTATATGGAAATACCTGTATTCCTTCCCTCAGACAACAGATGAAATGGTTGAAGAAGGCTTTGACGATATTGTTCGCTTGTGGACCCCAATACTCGATGTATTCAGAGAAAATGGTATTAAGTTTGCTTTGGAAGTTCATCCCAGCGAAATCGCATTCGATTACTATTCCACTAAAAAAATTCTTCAAAAGTTTGCTGACCGCGAAGAATTCGGCCTTAATTTTGACCCCAGTCACTTAATATGGCAGGGAATCACGCCGCATATCTTCCTGAATGATTTCATTCATAGAGTTTATCATGTGCATATGAAGGATGCCGCCGTGACTTTAGATGGAAAATCTGGTTTGCTTGGCTCACATATTGGTTTTGGTGATTTAAGAAGAGGGTGGAATTTCCGCTCTTTAGGACATGGAGATGTAAATTTTGAAGAAATAATCCGCGTTTTAAACCGGCATAACTATCAGGGTCCTTTATCGGTAGAATGGGAAGATAGCGGTATGGAAAGGGAATATGGCGGAGCAGAAGCAGCAGCCTTTGTAAAAAAGGTTGACTTTGCTCCTTCAAATGTTAAATTTGACGATGCACTTAAAAGCTGA
- a CDS encoding Gfo/Idh/MocA family protein — MKRDIVRYGMVGGSLNSFIGKVHKNAINFEVNAMLTAGCFSSNKSNNLETGDYYHLPADRVYADYKEMAEKESQRKDKIDFVCVVTPNSTHYDIAKEFLLHDINVVCEKPLCSEISQAEELKKIAFERGLLFAVTYTYSGYGMVKQAKQLIQEGTIGKVINVNAEYLQEWLIDSIGSDASQTAKLSGWRTNPEIAGISNCVGDIGTHIENTVAYMTGLRIKRVAAKLDYFNQPLELNANMLVEFDNGASGVYSCSQVAVGYANGLTIRIFGTKGSIEWRQEQPNQLKVTLKGQPSAIYERGTGYITGRAARLNRIPSGHPEGYYEAFANVYKTYLGAILKTINVEKLTAEDLDFPKIEDGVEGVKFIHAVVESAGNDSGWSII, encoded by the coding sequence ATGAAACGCGATATAGTCCGTTATGGTATGGTAGGAGGGAGCCTAAACTCTTTCATTGGCAAAGTACATAAAAATGCTATCAATTTCGAAGTCAATGCAATGCTGACTGCCGGGTGCTTTAGTTCGAACAAATCAAACAATCTGGAAACCGGAGATTATTATCATTTACCAGCAGACAGGGTATACGCAGATTATAAAGAAATGGCAGAAAAGGAAAGTCAAAGAAAAGATAAAATCGATTTTGTATGTGTTGTCACACCAAATTCAACTCATTATGATATAGCAAAAGAATTTCTGTTACATGATATTAACGTAGTCTGTGAAAAACCGCTATGCTCTGAAATAAGCCAGGCAGAGGAATTGAAAAAAATCGCCTTTGAAAGAGGGTTGTTATTTGCCGTAACATACACTTATTCCGGTTATGGAATGGTAAAGCAGGCGAAACAGCTGATCCAGGAGGGTACCATCGGCAAGGTTATCAATGTAAATGCAGAATATTTGCAGGAATGGCTTATCGATTCCATTGGCAGCGATGCTTCTCAAACAGCAAAATTATCTGGTTGGAGGACGAATCCTGAAATTGCGGGTATATCCAATTGCGTTGGGGACATCGGAACTCATATTGAAAACACCGTAGCGTATATGACTGGTTTGAGAATCAAACGTGTCGCTGCCAAGCTGGATTATTTCAATCAGCCTTTGGAGTTAAACGCAAACATGCTGGTTGAGTTTGATAACGGTGCTAGCGGTGTCTATTCCTGTTCTCAAGTTGCTGTAGGCTATGCAAATGGCTTAACCATAAGGATTTTCGGCACCAAGGGGTCCATTGAATGGAGGCAGGAACAGCCGAATCAGCTAAAGGTCACGTTAAAAGGACAGCCATCAGCTATTTATGAAAGAGGTACCGGATATATTACCGGAAGAGCTGCCAGGCTGAACCGTATTCCTAGCGGACACCCTGAAGGCTATTACGAAGCTTTCGCCAATGTCTACAAAACGTATCTTGGTGCCATTTTAAAAACCATTAACGTTGAAAAACTAACAGCAGAAGATTTGGATTTCCCTAAAATTGAAGATGGGGTTGAAGGTGTAAAGTTTATCCATGCTGTTGTAGAAAGTGCTGGAAATGATTCAGGGTGGTCTATCATTTGA
- a CDS encoding VOC family protein, which produces MFTRIDHVAFSVKDRQKSIDFYEKNFGFKRYFEHDVPGVPDLEKVVYLQLGDTVLEFEHWTNEKENKGYHFCLISDDFDFDYQRLKNAGVPVVTEPHIPEPRTPQEKGWKRVVFQGPDGEFIEFRG; this is translated from the coding sequence ATGTTTACACGAATAGACCATGTTGCATTTTCAGTAAAAGACAGACAAAAGTCGATCGACTTCTATGAAAAAAACTTTGGTTTTAAAAGATATTTTGAACACGATGTTCCCGGAGTGCCGGACCTTGAGAAGGTTGTTTACCTTCAGTTAGGCGATACCGTGTTAGAGTTTGAACACTGGACAAATGAAAAGGAGAATAAGGGGTATCATTTCTGTCTCATTAGCGATGATTTTGATTTTGATTATCAAAGGCTTAAGAACGCAGGGGTCCCGGTTGTGACTGAGCCACATATTCCCGAGCCCAGAACGCCACAGGAAAAAGGTTGGAAAAGAGTTGTTTTTCAAGGCCCTGATGGCGAATTCATTGAGTTTCGAGGGTAA
- a CDS encoding cupin domain-containing protein, with translation MKKININDILDFAADKSARKAIFKEGQLDTGLLLYAPGQTTPDHKHSDIDEVFYVISGEGTITINNEEMPVKEKDIIFSPNGETHGFNNTSSDNWVVLQIKIETSKKD, from the coding sequence ATGAAAAAAATTAATATTAACGATATTCTGGATTTTGCAGCTGATAAAAGTGCGCGTAAGGCAATTTTTAAAGAAGGCCAGTTGGATACAGGACTTTTACTATATGCCCCGGGACAAACAACACCAGATCATAAGCATTCGGATATCGATGAAGTCTTCTATGTGATTTCTGGTGAAGGTACCATTACCATAAACAATGAAGAAATGCCTGTGAAGGAAAAGGATATCATTTTCTCCCCAAATGGTGAGACACACGGATTCAATAATACCAGCTCTGATAATTGGGTGGTGCTGCAGATTAAAATTGAAACATCCAAAAAGGATTAA
- a CDS encoding winged helix-turn-helix transcriptional regulator has translation MPCDKLCPIEHTVNLIGHKWKVLILRNLFNNGTQRFIELSKGINGISQKMLTQQLRQLEADGIIDRKVYPEVPPKVEYSLTELGKSLSPIMEEMNRWGLEHLKQSNLNKQNNG, from the coding sequence ATGCCGTGTGATAAATTATGCCCTATTGAACATACCGTCAATCTGATCGGGCATAAATGGAAGGTGCTTATTCTGAGAAATCTATTCAATAACGGTACACAAAGATTTATTGAACTCAGTAAAGGAATCAACGGAATAAGTCAGAAGATGCTGACTCAACAGCTTCGCCAGCTGGAGGCCGATGGGATAATTGATAGAAAGGTTTATCCAGAGGTACCGCCAAAGGTCGAATATTCTCTAACGGAACTTGGAAAATCATTAAGTCCGATTATGGAGGAAATGAATCGATGGGGATTAGAGCATCTAAAGCAAAGCAATCTGAATAAGCAAAATAATGGATAA
- a CDS encoding DEAD/DEAH box helicase, which yields MQFKELNIMPDIIKALEKENYDVPTPIQEEAIPVILSGRDLLGCAQTGTGKTAAFAIPTIQLLSEEKMPHRAKQNIRALIVTPTRELALQIYESFNTYGKFTDLKCCVVFGGVSQKPQEESLKQGVDILVATPGRLLALIDQKIINIEHIKIFILDEADRMLDMGFIHDVKRIIAKTPLKKQTLLFSATMPPDIAKLASTILKTPAKIEITPVSSTVDTIEQYLYFVDKCNKKDLLLHILKDKNIDSALVFTRTKHGADRLMKQLARNGVIARAIHGDKSQGARQSALNNFKNKTLRILLATDIAARGIDIDELTHVINYDLPDIPETYVHRIGRTGRAGLGGTAISFCDFDEKGQLNDIEKLIGKKITEIKDHPYPLKNNFPAIKVVQPRRDTAKTAKSDASPKRESLHTASIDRVSSSKKKYRMTADGTLKEKRSFNKFSKNDKKR from the coding sequence ATGCAATTTAAAGAATTAAATATTATGCCTGATATTATTAAGGCTTTGGAAAAGGAAAATTACGATGTTCCTACACCGATACAGGAAGAGGCAATACCAGTTATATTAAGCGGCAGGGATTTACTTGGTTGTGCCCAGACTGGTACCGGAAAAACAGCTGCTTTTGCTATACCGACGATTCAGCTGCTCAGTGAAGAAAAAATGCCTCATCGGGCAAAACAAAATATAAGGGCTCTGATCGTAACACCGACGAGAGAGCTCGCTCTGCAAATTTATGAAAGTTTTAATACTTATGGGAAATTCACCGATTTAAAATGTTGTGTAGTCTTCGGGGGAGTATCTCAAAAGCCTCAGGAGGAAAGTTTAAAGCAAGGAGTAGATATACTGGTAGCAACGCCAGGAAGACTGCTGGCCTTAATTGATCAAAAAATTATAAATATAGAACATATTAAAATATTTATCTTGGACGAAGCTGACCGTATGCTGGATATGGGATTTATTCATGATGTTAAAAGGATCATTGCCAAAACACCTTTAAAAAAGCAAACATTACTTTTCTCGGCTACGATGCCGCCAGACATCGCCAAGCTGGCGAGTACGATATTAAAGACTCCTGCGAAAATAGAAATCACTCCGGTATCATCAACAGTGGATACCATCGAGCAGTATCTGTATTTCGTTGATAAATGCAATAAGAAGGATTTGCTTTTGCACATTCTAAAAGATAAAAACATAGATTCAGCGCTGGTATTTACACGTACCAAGCACGGGGCGGATCGCCTTATGAAGCAATTAGCAAGAAATGGTGTGATTGCGCGGGCGATTCATGGTGATAAATCACAGGGAGCGCGTCAGAGTGCATTAAACAACTTTAAAAACAAAACATTGCGAATATTGCTTGCAACAGATATCGCGGCAAGAGGAATAGACATAGATGAACTAACCCATGTTATTAATTATGACCTGCCAGATATACCAGAGACGTATGTGCATCGTATTGGGCGAACAGGCAGGGCAGGACTTGGTGGAACAGCAATATCTTTTTGCGATTTTGATGAAAAAGGACAACTTAACGATATTGAAAAATTGATTGGGAAGAAAATAACAGAAATTAAAGATCATCCCTACCCATTAAAGAACAACTTTCCGGCGATAAAGGTTGTGCAGCCAAGAAGAGATACAGCAAAAACAGCAAAATCAGATGCATCGCCAAAGAGAGAGTCATTGCATACAGCTTCCATAGATCGTGTTTCATCTTCAAAGAAAAAGTATCGAATGACAGCAGATGGAACATTAAAAGAAAAAAGGAGTTTTAATAAATTTTCAAAGAATGACAAAAAGCGGTAG
- a CDS encoding winged helix-turn-helix transcriptional regulator yields the protein MGMADFNGEVKNIQDTPFGYTMSVIGGKWKMVIIYLLAENQPVRFNELKRQLGTITFKVLSSQLKELEADGLVNRKEFPQIPPKVEYSLTDKAETLLPVLEELCEWGGKNRNN from the coding sequence ATGGGCATGGCTGATTTTAATGGTGAAGTTAAAAATATTCAGGATACACCTTTTGGCTATACAATGTCAGTGATTGGCGGTAAATGGAAAATGGTTATAATATACCTTTTAGCCGAAAATCAACCAGTTCGCTTTAATGAACTGAAAAGACAATTAGGAACTATTACTTTTAAAGTATTGAGTTCTCAATTAAAAGAATTGGAGGCGGATGGACTGGTGAACCGAAAAGAGTTTCCTCAGATCCCTCCTAAAGTAGAGTACAGTCTGACTGATAAAGCAGAAACTCTATTACCCGTTTTGGAAGAGTTGTGTGAGTGGGGAGGTAAAAATCGAAATAATTAA
- a CDS encoding RidA family protein yields the protein MADINTYNHGLPWEDEHGIAQGYCVNGTLYISGQFSHDIQGTFVGEGDIEVQTRQTLENLDRVLAGFGAARSNIAEMEIFLADPQEHFEKCIRIFKEYVGDHRPAGTLVGVSGMAFPDQLIEIRAIAHIS from the coding sequence ATGGCTGATATTAATACCTACAACCACGGTCTTCCATGGGAAGACGAACACGGCATCGCCCAAGGCTACTGCGTTAACGGCACTCTATATATTTCGGGTCAATTCTCCCATGATATACAGGGCACGTTTGTCGGAGAGGGCGATATCGAGGTACAGACAAGACAAACGCTGGAGAATCTTGACCGCGTACTGGCAGGATTTGGCGCTGCCAGATCGAACATCGCAGAGATGGAGATTTTTCTGGCTGACCCGCAAGAACATTTTGAAAAGTGCATTCGTATTTTTAAGGAGTATGTGGGTGATCATCGGCCAGCCGGCACCCTGGTCGGTGTGTCAGGTATGGCGTTCCCTGACCAGTTGATTGAAATTCGTGCTATAGCACATATTAGTTAA
- a CDS encoding MFS transporter: MEKPVNTVQKIKTLRKHPLIELLKNNKGNPRTLILMEPLWGIPYNLIAPFATLYMYTQGITDVQIGLILSVAMFVQVFFSFFGGIITDKFGRKFTTMMGDFFGWCVACLIWSVSGNFWFFLIAVLFNSFEQINQTAWYCLLIEDADPKDLLGIYTWVNIGGLVAIFFAPISGLLINSFTVVPVVRVLYFVFAVNMLIKVIVTFRYCDETRQGKIRMAETKDTTVLQMLYEYKDLISKVLMDKEIMKVLIVSVILHITNLVSTNFFSLYVTQRLGIADRYLAFFPILNAAVMLIFMIGVQHRLESVKFRIPMWIGLVLYAACSILLILTPVGGMPFIIIYVFVAAVASALVMPRKDALLQLNINPKERARINALIMSFTIAFASPFGYFAGWLSSIDRRLPFVFTFSIFIVAIIIVGRIRDPEFGKDHEEADNSVAHG, translated from the coding sequence ATGGAGAAACCAGTGAATACAGTACAAAAAATAAAAACTCTGCGGAAGCACCCATTAATTGAATTATTAAAAAATAACAAAGGGAATCCAAGAACTCTGATTTTGATGGAACCGCTCTGGGGTATTCCTTATAACTTGATCGCACCTTTTGCTACATTATATATGTATACGCAGGGAATAACGGATGTTCAAATCGGACTGATCCTATCGGTTGCCATGTTTGTCCAGGTGTTTTTTTCCTTCTTCGGCGGTATCATCACCGATAAGTTTGGCCGCAAGTTTACAACCATGATGGGTGATTTCTTTGGTTGGTGTGTTGCTTGTCTGATCTGGTCTGTTTCGGGTAACTTTTGGTTCTTTTTAATTGCAGTTTTATTTAACAGTTTTGAACAGATTAACCAGACTGCATGGTATTGCTTATTGATTGAAGATGCAGATCCCAAGGATTTATTAGGAATCTATACCTGGGTGAACATAGGCGGTCTGGTTGCAATCTTTTTTGCACCAATATCAGGATTGCTGATAAATTCCTTTACCGTGGTTCCGGTTGTCCGTGTTTTATATTTTGTTTTTGCTGTGAATATGCTGATTAAGGTGATTGTTACTTTTCGGTATTGTGATGAAACCCGGCAAGGTAAGATTCGTATGGCCGAGACGAAAGATACCACTGTTTTACAGATGTTATATGAATACAAGGATCTGATATCAAAAGTGCTAATGGACAAAGAGATTATGAAAGTGCTTATTGTCTCTGTAATATTACATATAACAAATCTTGTCAGTACCAACTTCTTTAGCTTGTATGTAACACAGAGGTTAGGTATAGCGGATCGCTATCTGGCTTTTTTTCCTATTTTGAATGCGGCTGTGATGTTAATTTTCATGATTGGAGTCCAGCACCGCTTGGAATCTGTAAAATTCCGGATACCGATGTGGATTGGTCTTGTATTGTATGCTGCATGCTCGATTCTTCTGATACTGACTCCGGTCGGTGGTATGCCGTTTATCATCATTTATGTCTTTGTTGCAGCAGTAGCCAGTGCCCTTGTAATGCCTCGTAAAGATGCCTTGCTCCAGCTAAATATTAATCCGAAGGAGCGTGCTCGTATTAATGCTTTGATTATGTCCTTTACCATTGCTTTTGCTTCACCATTTGGCTATTTTGCTGGCTGGTTATCAAGTATTGACCGCCGCCTGCCATTTGTGTTTACATTTTCTATATTCATCGTAGCAATTATTATCGTTGGCCGTATCCGTGATCCTGAATTCGGTAAAGATCATGAGGAAGCTGATAATTCTGTGGCTCATGGTTAA
- a CDS encoding YaiI/YqxD family protein translates to MKIYVDADACPVVKIVEKIAEENKIEVCLLCDTNHVLQSNYSVVKVIGAGADAVDFALVNLCKSGDIVVTQDYGVAAMVLGKDAYAIHQSGRWYTNDNIDQLLMERHMAKAARRAKSKHHLSGPRKRTLEDDKQFEESFRKLIAHAVVKEDRVYGNPDYQDSISKTRRGKWRNQ, encoded by the coding sequence ATGAAGATTTATGTGGATGCAGACGCCTGTCCGGTAGTTAAAATAGTGGAAAAGATAGCAGAAGAGAATAAGATAGAAGTATGTCTCCTATGCGATACCAATCATGTGTTACAGTCCAATTATAGCGTGGTAAAGGTTATCGGAGCAGGAGCAGATGCAGTCGATTTTGCATTGGTTAACCTGTGTAAATCCGGTGATATTGTGGTAACGCAGGATTATGGTGTGGCAGCAATGGTATTGGGAAAAGACGCTTATGCGATTCATCAATCTGGAAGATGGTATACCAATGACAACATAGATCAACTTCTTATGGAGAGGCATATGGCAAAAGCTGCGAGGAGAGCAAAATCTAAACATCATCTGAGCGGACCAAGAAAAAGAACTCTGGAAGATGACAAACAGTTTGAAGAATCTTTTCGGAAATTAATCGCCCATGCTGTTGTTAAGGAAGATAGGGTTTATGGAAACCCAGATTATCAGGATTCTATCTCGAAAACGAGACGAGGAAAATGGAGAAACCAGTGA
- a CDS encoding GNAT family N-acetyltransferase has translation MDRVKLVAPSKEYENQVMAYKAEMLKNNDSFDGCAGLEDVDKYDEWLNFEERLSKKYGDAYVPSEVYLAVRRSDNRLIGIIDYRHPLSEFLLKYGGNIGYSVRPLERRNGYAKEILKLILCRCKELNEERVLLTCDKGNIASSKVIIDNGGILENEVNDTVGISESGIIQRYWIVL, from the coding sequence ATGGATAGAGTGAAATTGGTAGCGCCGTCTAAAGAGTATGAAAACCAGGTAATGGCATATAAAGCAGAAATGCTGAAAAATAATGATAGTTTTGACGGTTGTGCTGGCTTGGAAGATGTTGATAAATATGATGAATGGCTAAATTTTGAAGAACGGTTATCAAAGAAATATGGAGATGCATATGTTCCTTCAGAAGTTTATTTAGCAGTTAGACGTTCCGACAATAGGCTGATTGGAATCATAGATTATCGGCATCCTTTATCAGAGTTTTTGCTAAAGTATGGTGGTAATATCGGATATAGTGTAAGACCCCTGGAAAGACGAAACGGATATGCAAAGGAAATTTTAAAATTAATATTATGCAGATGCAAAGAATTAAATGAAGAGAGAGTTTTGTTGACTTGCGATAAAGGAAACATTGCTTCTTCAAAAGTAATTATAGACAATGGCGGAATACTGGAAAATGAAGTAAATGATACGGTGGGCATAAGTGAATCTGGTATCATACAGAGATATTGGATTGTTTTGTAA
- a CDS encoding RnfABCDGE type electron transport complex subunit B, whose product MNFPAFINPIIAMGTISMIFGLVLSYAGKKLEVQVDERLQRVLDALPGANCAGCGFAGCYSFAEALVEGRAPLNGCPVGGASTAENIAAILGVKAESFEKHVAFVKCMGSVAVAHYRYSYQGILDCNAAVQLAGGGTKQCTYGCIGLASCVKLCQFGAIRIENNISVIDPAKCTACGKCLPACPKNLIELVPVSSNVRVSCFTKEKGKEVKLHCSVSCIGCKLCEKVCNFDAITVKNNLAKIDYQKCTQCLACVKKCPSKVITIIHEE is encoded by the coding sequence ATGAATTTCCCCGCTTTTATAAATCCGATTATTGCGATGGGCACAATTAGCATGATCTTTGGACTTGTGCTCAGTTATGCAGGCAAAAAACTTGAAGTACAGGTTGATGAACGCTTGCAGAGAGTTCTCGATGCATTGCCCGGAGCAAACTGCGCCGGATGCGGCTTCGCAGGCTGTTACTCATTTGCCGAGGCATTGGTAGAAGGTCGCGCCCCATTGAATGGATGCCCTGTCGGAGGAGCCAGCACGGCCGAAAACATTGCCGCTATTCTTGGGGTTAAGGCCGAATCCTTTGAAAAGCATGTTGCCTTTGTCAAATGCATGGGCTCGGTTGCGGTTGCGCACTACAGATACAGCTACCAAGGGATTTTGGATTGCAACGCTGCCGTACAGCTGGCAGGCGGAGGCACAAAGCAATGTACATATGGCTGCATCGGTCTTGCAAGCTGCGTGAAGCTATGCCAATTCGGTGCCATACGGATTGAAAATAATATTTCGGTGATTGATCCGGCAAAATGCACTGCTTGCGGTAAATGCTTACCGGCTTGCCCCAAGAACCTTATTGAACTGGTCCCAGTATCCTCCAATGTAAGAGTTTCATGTTTCACAAAGGAAAAAGGCAAGGAAGTAAAGCTCCACTGTTCAGTGAGTTGTATTGGCTGCAAGCTGTGTGAAAAGGTGTGCAATTTCGATGCCATAACGGTTAAGAATAATTTGGCAAAGATTGATTACCAAAAGTGTACACAATGTCTGGCTTGTGTTAAAAAGTGCCCTTCAAAGGTTATTACTATCATTCATGAAGAATAA
- the rsxA gene encoding electron transport complex subunit RsxA — MDLFFLFLGVVLVNNFILAQFLGVCSFFGVSNKIENSIGMSLAVTFVITLSAFFTHITYRYILVPLEVEYLSTMAYILIIASLVQLVEMFIKKSSPALHRALGVYLPLIAVNCAIFGVAIINQENNHTLLQSVVFGFGAGVGFSIAILLLAGLRTKLEKADIPKIFKGYPITFIIAGLMSIAFMGFNGLF; from the coding sequence ATGGATTTATTTTTTCTGTTTTTAGGTGTGGTTTTGGTCAATAACTTTATCCTCGCTCAGTTTTTAGGGGTTTGCTCCTTCTTTGGAGTTTCCAATAAAATTGAAAACTCCATAGGGATGAGCCTGGCTGTTACCTTTGTTATTACACTGTCCGCCTTCTTTACGCATATCACCTATCGATATATACTGGTGCCATTGGAGGTGGAATATCTATCCACAATGGCTTATATCCTGATTATAGCATCGCTTGTTCAGCTTGTGGAAATGTTCATAAAAAAAAGCAGTCCCGCTCTTCACCGTGCTCTTGGCGTGTACCTGCCTCTCATTGCAGTTAACTGCGCGATATTTGGTGTTGCAATCATTAATCAGGAGAATAATCATACGCTGCTTCAATCAGTTGTCTTCGGCTTTGGTGCTGGGGTTGGATTTTCTATTGCGATTCTTTTACTGGCAGGGCTGCGTACAAAGCTTGAAAAAGCAGATATCCCCAAGATATTTAAAGGATATCCGATTACCTTTATTATCGCTGGATTAATGAGCATTGCATTTATGGGATTTAATGGTCTGTTTTAG
- the rsxE gene encoding electron transport complex subunit RsxE produces the protein MSNLKKIAFNGIIRENPVFVQLIGLCPTLAVTTSASNGLGMGVSTTLVMTFSSMVISSLRNVLPEKVRLPLLVSITAGFVTILQLIISAYFPDLDKSLGIFIPLIVVNCIPFARAEVFASKNSVFHSTADGFFMGLGFTAALILIGSIREIIGAGTFFGITVLPSQFPKTLIMIFAPGAFFTIAFIIAIINYYKEKPKKEDQ, from the coding sequence ATGAGCAATCTTAAAAAAATAGCTTTCAACGGGATTATTCGTGAAAATCCTGTATTTGTCCAACTTATTGGTCTGTGTCCGACTCTTGCGGTCACCACGAGTGCATCAAATGGCTTGGGTATGGGTGTTTCTACAACATTGGTCATGACGTTTTCAAGCATGGTGATTTCTTCTTTGCGGAACGTTCTGCCCGAAAAAGTCAGACTACCTCTTTTAGTTTCTATTACAGCTGGTTTCGTTACCATACTTCAGCTTATCATAAGTGCGTATTTTCCTGATCTTGATAAATCCTTAGGTATATTTATCCCATTGATTGTTGTAAACTGTATTCCGTTTGCAAGAGCAGAGGTTTTTGCATCAAAAAATAGTGTCTTCCACTCTACGGCGGATGGCTTCTTCATGGGCTTAGGCTTTACGGCTGCTCTTATACTTATTGGCAGTATTCGTGAAATTATAGGAGCCGGGACTTTCTTTGGGATTACAGTTCTTCCGTCGCAATTCCCAAAAACACTTATTATGATTTTTGCCCCCGGAGCCTTTTTTACAATTGCATTTATCATTGCAATCATTAACTATTACAAAGAAAAACCTAAAAAGGAGGATCAATAA
- a CDS encoding FMN-binding protein, with protein MFKSVIKQALFLFTTTVIIAALLGVVHYVTEEPIQAQLEKELLLAKQILLPSATTFETVDITKDNVPSVKMVERGLDISGSKVGYVVTVTPKGYGGEILIMVGFDASISLTSYRILKSNETPGLGDMAAKPEFTSRFEGWSGFPIDIVKNPAKETEVQAITGATITSKAMVQGINNAAEIVTFIEEENNEQS; from the coding sequence ATGTTCAAATCTGTTATAAAGCAGGCATTGTTTTTATTCACGACGACAGTAATCATTGCCGCCCTGTTAGGCGTTGTACACTATGTTACCGAAGAGCCTATTCAGGCACAATTAGAGAAGGAATTGCTTTTAGCAAAGCAAATATTATTGCCCTCTGCAACAACCTTTGAAACAGTTGACATCACAAAAGATAACGTGCCATCTGTAAAAATGGTGGAAAGAGGCCTGGATATATCCGGAAGCAAGGTTGGATATGTTGTAACCGTTACACCGAAAGGGTATGGGGGAGAAATTTTGATAATGGTAGGATTTGATGCTAGCATATCCTTGACAAGCTATCGTATTTTAAAATCAAATGAAACACCTGGCCTTGGCGATATGGCTGCAAAACCGGAATTTACAAGCCGCTTTGAAGGCTGGTCCGGTTTTCCGATCGACATTGTAAAGAATCCCGCAAAAGAAACGGAAGTACAAGCGATCACAGGTGCAACCATAACTTCTAAAGCAATGGTACAAGGAATAAATAATGCCGCTGAAATTGTCACATTCATAGAGGAGGAAAATAATGAGCAATCTTAA